In the genome of Raphanus sativus cultivar WK10039 chromosome 4, ASM80110v3, whole genome shotgun sequence, one region contains:
- the LOC108853688 gene encoding NADPH-dependent aldehyde reductase-like protein, chloroplastic produces MDKNARSSPSFPMAGRVAIVTGATRGIGRAIAIHLHSLGARVTLNYVSSSSEAELLASELNASSQQNSAIAVRADVSDPDQINNLFDQTEQEFGSKVHILINCAGVLDPKYPSISETTLEDFEKTFRTNTRGAFVCCKEAAKRVVRGGGGRIIMMSTSQVGALSPGYGVYTASKAAVETMVRVLAKELKGSQITANCVAPGPVATEMFYAGKSDETVKMLASASPMERIGEPKDVAEIVGFLAGDGGEWINGQVIRANGGFVV; encoded by the coding sequence ATGGATAAAAACGCAAGAAGCTCACCGTCTTTCCCTATGGCCGGTCGTGTAGCCATAGTGACTGGAGCCACAAGAGGCATCGGCCGTGCGATTGCCATTCACCTCCACAGCCTTGGCGCAAGAGTCACCCTCAATTATGTCTCGAGCTCATCAGAAGCTGAACTTCTGGCTTCGGAACTAAACGCGTCATCTCAACAAAACTCAGCAATAGCAGTGAGAGCAGATGTTTCAGATCCTGACCAGATCAATAACTTGTTTGATCAAACCGAACAAGAGTTCGGATCAAAAGTTCACATTCTCATAAATTGTGCAGGTGTCTTGGACCCAAAGTATCCATCTATATCCGAGACTACACTTGAAGACTTCGAGAAAACGTTCAGAACTAACACGAGAGGGGCTTTCGTGTGTTGCAAGGAAGCTGCTAAGAGAGTTGTTagaggaggtggtggaagaaTCATTATGATGTCTACTTCGCAGGTCGGAGCACTCTCGCCAGGTTATGGAGTCTATACCGCGTCAAAGGCTGCGGTGGAAACAATGGTAAGAGTGTTGGCAAAAGAACTGAAGGGAAGCCAGATTACCGCAAACTGTGTTGCTCCAGGGCCGGTTGCGACTGAGATGTTCTATGCAGGAAAAAGTGATGAAACGGTGAAGATGCTTGCAAGCGCGTCTCCAATGGAGAGGATTGGCGAGCCAAAGGATGTTGCGGAGATTGTAGGATTTTTGGCAGGTGATGGTGGGGAATGGATCAACGGTCAGGTTATTAGGGCCAATGGAGGCTTTGTTGTGTGA
- the LOC108851112 gene encoding probable serine/threonine-protein kinase PBL24: protein MSCFLGSSTHSKSREDEGSSMVAAYEQQTPPWKDQGQITSWESADISKESPNNIAAKSYTFLELAAATNSFKQEFLVGEGGFGRVYKGKLEKTGHVVAVKQLDRNRLQGNREFLLEISALSTLKHPNLVNLIGYCLDGDQRLLVYEFMPLGSLEDHLLDITTGQQPLDWNTRIRIVLGAAKGLEYLHEKANPPVIYRDFKSSNVLLNRDYDVKLSDFGLAKLGSVGDTQNASSRVTGIYGYCAPEYQKTGHLTVKSDVYSFGVVLLELITGKRVIDTTRPSHEQNLITWAQPIFRKPNRFPELADPLLRGEFPEKSLNQAIAVAAMCLHEEPTFRPLISDVVTALSYMSTETDASSGYAGSVLNFQSGKFQTVEDLLQY, encoded by the exons ATGAGTTGTTTCTTGGGGTCTTCCACGCACAGCAAAAGTAGGGAGGATGAAGGCTCATCCATGGTTGCTGCTTATGAACAACAGACCCCTCCAT GGAAGGATCAGGGACAAATAACTTCATGGGAATCGGCGGATATTAGCAAAGAATCACCAAACAATATTGCGGCAAAGAGTTACACATTCCTTGAATTAGCGGCTGCTACAAATAGTTTCAAGCAAGAGTTCTTGGTTGGAGAAGGAGGGTTCGGGAGAGTTTACAAAGGGAAGCTGGAGAAGACAGGACAT GTGGTGGCTGTGAAGCAACTTGATCGTAATAGATTACAAGGGAACAGAGAGTTTCTGCTAGAGATCTCCGCGTTAAGTACTCTTAAGCATCCCAATCTCGTTAATCTTATTGGATATTGCCTTGACGGAGATCAAAGACTTCTTGTTTATGAGTTTATGCCTCTTGGTTCCCTTGAAGATCATCTCCTCG ATATTACAACGGGACAACAACCATTGGATTGGAACACTCGGATAAGGATAGTCTTAGGAGCTGCAAAAGGGCTTGAGTATCTCCACGAAAAGGCAAACCCTCCGGTGATATATCGAgattttaaatcttcaaatgTATTGCTCAACAGAGATTACGATGTAAAACTATCAGATTTTGGTTTGGCAAAACTTGGTTCGGTTGGTGACACACAAAATGCATCTTCCCGAGTTACGGGAATCTACGGTTATTGTGCTCCTGAGTATCAGAAAACCGGCCACCTAACGGTTAAATCTGATGTGTATAGTTTTGGAGTTGTGTTGTTGGAACTCATAACCGGCAAACGTGTTATTGACACAACGAGACCGAGTCATGAACAAAATCTTATTACTTGG gCACAGCCAATTTTCAGAAAACCAAATAGATTCCCGGAGCTAGCTGATCCACTTCTTCGAGGCGAGTTCCCAGAAAAAAGTCTAAACCAAGCTATCGCAGTAGCGGCAATGTGTCTGCATGAAGAACCAACATTTCGACCATTAATCAGCGATGTCGTTACAGCCTTAAGTTATATGAGTACAGAAACCGATGCATCATCTGGTTATGCTGGTAGCGTCCTAAATTTTCAATCTGGTAAATTTCAAACAGTGGAGGACCTGCTTCAATATTAG